The following proteins come from a genomic window of Methanocella conradii HZ254:
- a CDS encoding adenosylcobinamide amidohydrolase: MKALRYYVQDKTLVVKGDFDGLSTGIDGGRKKVKAVLNHEVGKDFDHRDPVAYMDMVASKLGIEKPCFYFLTAVHMENLCVARDQQVTAFITAGVSNPCHDSMPGTINIILVVHGRMSEGAMASAIITATEAKAKALFEMGFDFTGTTTDAVGVLAEKPKTDVCGPLYFEYSGTGTDIGQSIYRCVKKGVAEGIKRQHSLGENHRSRLFVYAVSGDGPRWIEHPGEKSGKGKCEYYPCHFEGQDCTHCFCPLYPCEDPELGEWIKSSRGYPVWTCKDCTILHNKKAVEYLARHPDADVKRLKSI; the protein is encoded by the coding sequence GTGAAGGCGTTGAGGTACTATGTCCAGGATAAGACGCTGGTCGTGAAGGGAGATTTTGACGGCTTGAGCACCGGAATAGATGGGGGCCGCAAGAAGGTCAAGGCGGTGCTCAACCACGAGGTAGGCAAGGATTTCGACCACAGGGACCCCGTGGCTTACATGGACATGGTGGCCTCGAAGCTTGGCATCGAAAAGCCGTGCTTTTACTTTTTAACCGCCGTGCACATGGAGAACCTGTGCGTGGCCAGGGACCAGCAGGTGACGGCTTTTATAACGGCAGGAGTCAGCAACCCTTGCCATGACTCCATGCCTGGCACAATTAATATCATACTGGTCGTGCATGGCAGGATGTCAGAGGGGGCCATGGCGAGCGCCATAATCACCGCAACAGAGGCAAAGGCTAAGGCTCTATTCGAGATGGGCTTCGACTTCACGGGCACGACCACGGACGCCGTGGGGGTGCTCGCTGAGAAGCCAAAGACAGACGTATGCGGCCCGCTCTACTTCGAGTACTCGGGCACCGGCACGGACATAGGCCAGAGCATCTACAGGTGTGTGAAGAAGGGCGTGGCCGAGGGAATAAAGCGCCAGCATTCTTTAGGCGAGAACCATAGAAGCCGCCTCTTCGTCTACGCCGTCTCGGGCGACGGCCCCCGCTGGATAGAGCACCCCGGGGAGAAGAGCGGAAAAGGAAAGTGCGAGTACTATCCGTGCCACTTCGAGGGCCAGGACTGCACCCACTGCTTCTGCCCACTATACCCATGCGAGGACCCGGAGCTGGGCGAGTGGATAAAGAGCAGCCGCGGGTACCCCGTCTGGACCTGCAAGGACTGCACCATTTTACACAACAAAAAAGCGGTAGAATACCTCGCAAGGCACCCCGATGCAGACGTTAAGAGGCTAAAGTCCATATAA
- a CDS encoding ABC transporter substrate-binding protein has product MKMKGITIIISIFLVVAILAMSGCTSPTVQPTTGPTTAKYPMSITDDKGRVVTIKKMPERIVSLSPTNTEVLFALGLGDRVVGVTDYCNYPPEALNKTKVGGITNVNVEQVAALTPDIVFAASLTKKETAERLDSMGYPVFVNDPRNLSDIDKSIMNVGRACGAEENATRLCNEINASIKAITDKTATLNDSQRPRVLMLLDTYDFYVAGSNCYGDDLIKIAGGQNVAYKLDDYKAMSKEAVIDADPDIIIMPVDQYSQADFEKLRNGTEDWMTQLSAVRNGKVYAIASDPIFRPGPRVVDAAQDMAKIIHPELFK; this is encoded by the coding sequence ATGAAAATGAAAGGCATAACCATTATAATCTCGATATTCCTGGTAGTGGCAATTCTGGCCATGAGCGGCTGCACAAGCCCCACAGTACAGCCGACAACAGGGCCGACAACGGCTAAATATCCCATGAGCATCACGGACGACAAGGGAAGGGTGGTCACGATAAAAAAGATGCCAGAGCGCATAGTATCACTCTCGCCCACAAACACGGAGGTACTCTTCGCCCTCGGCCTAGGAGACAGGGTCGTAGGCGTCACGGACTACTGCAACTACCCGCCAGAAGCGCTGAACAAGACAAAAGTAGGGGGGATAACCAACGTCAACGTCGAGCAGGTGGCCGCACTCACCCCGGACATCGTGTTCGCCGCATCCCTCACCAAGAAGGAGACCGCTGAAAGGCTGGACTCCATGGGATACCCCGTCTTCGTCAACGATCCTAGAAATCTCTCGGACATCGACAAGTCCATAATGAACGTCGGCAGGGCCTGCGGGGCGGAGGAAAACGCCACCAGGCTATGCAACGAGATAAACGCGAGCATCAAGGCCATAACCGATAAGACCGCCACGCTGAACGACAGCCAGAGGCCGAGGGTGCTCATGCTGCTGGACACGTACGACTTCTACGTTGCAGGCTCCAACTGCTATGGCGACGATCTAATAAAAATCGCGGGAGGACAGAACGTGGCCTACAAGCTAGACGATTATAAGGCCATGAGCAAGGAAGCCGTCATCGACGCAGACCCGGACATAATAATAATGCCCGTCGACCAGTACAGCCAGGCGGACTTCGAGAAGCTGAGGAATGGCACCGAAGACTGGATGACGCAGCTATCCGCCGTAAGGAATGGCAAGGTATACGCAATCGCATCCGACCCGATATTCAGGCCAGGCCCCAGGGTGGTCGATGCCGCTCAGGACATGGCAAAAATAATACACCCCGAGCTATTCAAGTAA